A region of the Perca flavescens isolate YP-PL-M2 chromosome 15, PFLA_1.0, whole genome shotgun sequence genome:
AGTCACAGATCTGTCATACAGACTTCACCACTGTTCGATCAGCACTGACACATGTAGGTCCTTATATAACTGAGCGATAAACTGCACCTGGTCttaattttaaaacattaaaaaaagaatgatctTCCTATATACAGTAATAGTCATGCTAAACATTATGATACAGGTTTGTAATTTAATGTAGTGGGATAGTCTCTTGAGATAGACATCTTATTttaggattttaaaaagtacaattatCCAGCACCTttcatatgtttatttattattatattatactatactatataagAGCCTATTATATACATACAATACTTGACTATACTGTACCATTCTATACCATATTGCACTTGATATTCTATGTTATACTGACTGCTgtaatatactatattatattattactgtTACTACTATTACATTGGACCTAATACTATGTCTTATACTGTAAATCATACATTAATATGTCAAATGTCTTTCTTACTACATAATATACTATTTTGGATTTCGATTTTGCAATTTAATAAAGTAGCATTAtttaatcacagtatatattatccTGGTGTACAGTTCCCATACATATTACTCGCTGGTATTAATCATACCGTGTCACTTACCTCGTAATTTTGTCTTTAATCGCTTTTGTAtagttcatttattttttttattctactcTTATAATAGCTGTATAAATActtcttattttaattttttcactCTATTTTTACTTTTCTATATATCTGTACTTatgtctgtctttgtgctgcTGAAACACCTAAATTTCCCCTCTAGGTAGCAATAAAGGCTCATCTTATGTAGAAAATCAGTTCAAGTACTTTACAGACAGTATTCATATACCATATTACAgtagtatttatatatatatatatatatatatatatatatatatatatatatatatatatgctgtctTATTAAACATCTGTGCTGTGCTATAGTTGATTTTGTTACCAAtactttttatttcaaaatggacTCCATCCACCACACCCACTTTGGTTAATATGGTTTACAAGTCAACTGAATAGCGGAAACTTTGCCGCTTAAAATCTCAAAGTTTTAATTATATCTAAAGAAggcacacttttttttatctgtttcctttattgttcaaaaaagtcaaagacTACCTACATGACATCTTCTTGAGATTATCTTCAAATATCTAAAAGGAAATTAAAGTGGTAACACTCAAAATAATCAAGTTAACAAGTTAGATTAAACATATAATTGAgattgagttaaaaaaaaaagtgtatctagtaaaccttttttctttctcttgtcACCATCACTGGTAACACGTGGAGCCATCGAAACTATAAGCAAGCAGGAAACTACCTTagtattttcatgttttatccCTAGCCACAGCCAGAcataataacacaataaaattTAAGACCCACACAGAGCTACTGTTGAGCATCACTCACCACACAGGGAAAACATGAGCGTGAGGAAGACCAACATCCTGAGAGGCAGCATGCTGGATGAGCATACAGGAGGAAGGAGGTGGATGGAAGAGATGAGGTGTGTTTCAGGATGGACCTGTTGATGCCCAGCTTCAGTACCTGGATAAGATTAATCCTGGCTCAGAACTGGCCCTGATGCTAATGACCTGTTGCTGATAGTTACATGAGTTCTGGGCGATAAAAAGAAAGTAGCTTATACAGGGGGAAATTATACGCCCAGAACAGGAAACTCCTGCAAACGGAAATGTGACACCACAAACCACAGTTTGCTTTACACTTCTCTTCTTCAATATTCtgtgtattatttttatatttttttaaacagtcatGCAGGAGCCACTTTGGcagaattattttattttaaacatttgtacATTGCAAATTGGAAAACGAGCAATTTTGACAGGAAATTGCACAACAGAGGACTGACATGTTAATGCAGTACATGTTAGTCATTATCCAATGATTCACAGTCTATACTCACGTTACTGACTGGCCTCTAGTCAGTGTAGAAACCCTTTTTACTGGCTCAACTCTGTACAGGGATAACACTGAAACATATTCTTTAAGTCTGCATCAGTTCATCATTACGTTTCTTTCTTACATGTCCATAATGCAACTATGTTATGTGGGTTTGATCATCATGGAAACTCGTTTGAGAGAGTAGGACCCTCCATGGAACTCTGCCCAGTAGACCCCATCCTGGTAGCGGCTGCGATAGTGTCCACCCCGATACCACACACCGTTTAGATTGGAGTGTGCACACATGTGGTACCACCAGCCTCCTTTTTGAAAATGAGCGCAGTTGCCTGGAGACACAACAGAGGAACAGGCTTATTAACAGAAAAAGGTCAAAATACCAATAGAGAGCTAACAAACAGATCCAGGGTGAGAGCAGACCGGTATAGCCGTCCTTGTCTCGATCCAGAGTGGTGAAGGCCTTGTTGTTGTGCCATGAGAGGGAGTCCCCTGCGTTGCCGTGGTATTGTCCTAACCGCAGTCGGTACCAATCGCTCTCTGGTTCCAGGTGAAAGCTGTCATACTCAGCAAACACCTGCCGGCCCTGCCAGTCCTCCAGAGCCACCCGTAGCTTATATTGGGCCTGCTTAGTCAGCCAGTAGAGGTGTTCCAGGCCAAGCCAGTACTCTCCGTCTAGGTTCCCAAAGCCTTGCTGTAACACAGCAACACACCGGTTTAATCTTGTTCTTTTTCCTCTGACTCTAGTGCAGCAGGTCAACATTTTCACTTTCCCCGCAAAATATTTCAAcatctactggatggattggAACAAAAATTGTaatttggtgatcctctgactatatggcttttattgaaattttttgATGGATTGCCAAGAAATTTGGTAAACAGATTAACTTCCCCCACAGGATCATTTGTAATAACATTGGTGATCCGCTAGTCTGGCATTTCATCTAGCACCATCCTCaggtcaaaatttcaatttgtccaaatactttgatttatgacaaatacctgcaaaactaatgacattcccatcagcatcTGCTGTGGTTTGCGTTCGGTGCTATTAttaaatgtcagcatgctaacacgctaaactaagaaTCACCTTATACTGCTCCCAAGTCCTGAAGAAGTTGACCGAGCCATCCTGTCTCCTCTGGATGACCGTCCACCCTCCCTGAGCCTGACTCTGCTCGCACCAGGCCTGCAGGAGGCGGTTGGCACTCTGGGGACGGAGCAGGTAGATCCCGCTGGTGGTCTCACCTGATTCCAGCACATGCTGACAGTCCCGCCAAGGCCCTGAGATGGGAGAAAAGTATATGCAACCAGGTGAGGCTGGAGGAGCCATAATCAGAAAAGCATTatgcagatacagtatatgatgTAATATGGCCAATAGCTCTCAGTTGGAGTTGATTAGTCGGGGAAGCAAGACAGAGTCGAATCAAGACATAATGGATCTTATCATCCtgtaatattttgtgtttttatagtGAACCTTTGAGATAACCTCTCAGTTAATAAAGGCTTActaagaaagaagaaaagaattAAAGCTAGCAAAATTAAAGATGAAATCAAGTGGATCAcataataaacatttcaaacgTTCTGGAAAGTAAATGCAACTAgtgtgtgtattattattaatattagtcATAGTTCTCTTATCTttactgttactataattgccacggTTTATCATGTCATTGCATTATACctactgctataattattattagtCATACTTCTTCTCTTACCCTGATTAATTCAACTGGGTTTGCTCAAAACCTACAGTTGACAAAACAGgatacaaaatgtaaacatttcctGTGTCATGGAAACACAGATCAACATGAGATTACTGAACAGCAGTGTTAGAGGAGAGCGGTTGTAATGCTGTTTCAATAACTCAATCAACGAGCTGCATTACATAAACTGCTTCAGAATCTAAAGTGCACAATGACATGCACTTCTAAATGACACAACTGTGAACTAGATCACTTCCTTTGTGAGTGAAGTGGCTTTGCCTTTTCACAGACTTTAACTCAGCCATGGCAATTTTGGAAACACAAGGGTGCCTGTAAAGATGGTTTTGGAATTTGGAATCCAAATTGGTTTTAGCGTCAGGAAGATCACGGACACATAGCAACTCCATCTTATCTTTTTAGAGCTGTGGAATTTTTCCCCCCCGACACATGTTCAGTGTCTCGTGTCACAGTGATAAGATGATCATAGGAATCTGCATGGAGAAATTGTATACATGGAGGAAGATCTCCCACACTAAGGGATAATGCCGACATCCCTGATAAGCATTTGTAGTCCATGCTCAGTCATGTTTATATGGACAAGATTTTGCAATGCACAGTCTTTCAGCAGACCTTTTAGCAAGAGTTGAGGCACACACCCATGGTGGAGTCACTTTGGTTCTGCTTACTTGTTGGAAAGACCGCTCAATTTTCAAACATTCCAGTTGCGCAAGTATACAATTATAGCCGTGTCATTTAAAGCTCCAACAAATGCTGTGGTTCATGAGTGTGTCTTCATTATGAAGTCCTCTCCATTTTGATAAGAGCTGCTGGCTGCTTTTGACATTGTTTAGGCATTCCCAGAGAGATAGGGCTCCCACCAGCAGGTCACTGACTCCTTCAGCTTCTGCTTATCGAAGCAGCTAAATAACTCTGACAGAAGATTCACACGCTTATACACAGAGGTTTAAGTCTAATCGAGTACTTCTACTGTAAGACATGCTTTATGTTGATGTACCTGGAGTCTTTGTGACAGGGAAACTACTGAAAGGAGGGTCTGTGGTGTTGGCTGGAGTGGTGGGGAGGGAAGGAATAGTTTTTCCCTGCTGTGGTGGAAGAGCACTTTGGTCTCTTTGAACATCATTGGTCATTTCGGTGGCTTCAGAGCTGTAATTAGGATGCACATTAGGCTGGCTTTTGGGTGGTTCAGTCGTCACCTGTCCAGaccaacacaaaaacaacacaccattCTCAGTTCCAGTTTAAAAACCTAATATAAATGTGCAACATAGAGACCACAATTTGTTCCTATACCAGAGAGGCCTGTGTGGAGTCCCTGCACTGGCACTGCTTCTCCAGACGAGCAATAAACTGGTTCTGGGAGCTCATCATGGAGGTGAGGGCTCCATATTTCTTCTCCAGCTCCCTGTAGTTACTGGACACCTGCAGCGCCTGACAAGTTGCCCCACCCACAGAAGACATAAGGATGAGTTTGATTAAGATTAGGATAAGATGTAGCTTTGATGTGACAGTTCTCTGCTCACCTGTGTTGTAGCGTTTAGCAGGAGGTTCTCCACCCTTTGCTGCTCCAAAGCCTGGTCTTTCTTGTGTATGACTTCATGTAGCAGCTGGgcatagagctgggcaatgcGAGAATTCATGCTGCTACTCTCTTTGCGCAGGGCTCTTACCTCGGTGGCAAGTGACCCCTCCCGCTCCAATAGGCCCTGGAGCTTCTCCAGCTGCTCCTGCTGCCGTCTGAGCTCCGCCCGCAGCGCCGCCACCTCCGACTGGTTGGTAGAAGCAGACTGCGTGTTCAAACACAGCGCACCTGTCAGTTTTTGCTGTGGAACAATGAAAGTGTAGGAGCAACGGCCTCCTTTTGTATCTGAAGATCGTGATGAATGTTTCTGAGTGTTCTCGCCATGAGCCCCCTCCTTCCGTCCTCCGGCTCCTGGTACGTCCACACAGAGTGTTAAGAAAAGAGTCAGACCTATTGTCAGTGTCTTCTCCATGAATGTGTTAAACTTCTGATGACACCCTGGtagcagaggaggagaggacatGATTAGAATTACCACAGCAATACCAACACATAATAAAAACTGATGCAAAGACATGAACTTTGTATTCAAGGAAACAGCGTGTTGTGGGTCTTGACAACATCTGGTCAACAGTCAAGACTCTTGACTGTTGACCAGATGTTTCCTTGCAAAGTGAGagtacacacatttacacccCTGGCTGGAATTTATTATTAGTAGGTCAACACTGAAGGGACAACAGTACACATCAACCAGCCAGAATAAACACACCTCCATCTCACGGTCAACAGAAGAGTTATTTACACTTcaaacaaatactttttttctccattaaaCAACAATTTTCTGGTACGATTAAACAAGCAATCAAGTGCAACTTGATGTCATAACCAGTACATTTCAGTCTACATTAAAGTGGATTATATTGACTTGCCGTAGCAGCTGAAAAGTGTTCAGGACGTCTTTGTTCTCCTCCAGTGTGTATAACTGCAGCTCCCAGGGTGCACACATGTAAAATAAAGACTTTTCAAAATTCACATGTTCAAGGATCAGGAAGAGTCACATAAACAAGCCGCTTCTTCCCAAATCAAAGTTGTCTGTGGCCCTCTGTAAAATGTTGAAGTGAAGATAAAGGCAGAGAAATATGGGTCACGAATGAAtcttaagaagaaaaaaaacgtatgACACCCAAGTTTTGTCAGCAGCTAGACTATCTCTTCTTGTCCAGAGGTTCTGTCTCAGGATCTCTGAAGAGGGAACTAATTACAAACTATCTGATGACGCCGCCTCCCAGTACCTGCTCTTTAGCTGGATGTCTCCTCCCTTTTCCATCAACCatgccacacaccacacactctGTCCCATTAGGAGCTGGGATAGTGTGGTATTCAAATGCAGGGGTTTACACTTGGGCTGCAaccaataattatttttattggtTTTGTTAATACTtgtgtctataaaatgtcagaaaataatgacaaaaagcATATTTAAATGTCTTTTGTTTTCGTCATTTTGTCAACAGTCCATAAATCAAGAGCCtacatgacaaagaaaagcatacaattctcacatttgaaaagctAGAAACAATAAATGCTTGTTgtatttgcaaaacaaaaaacaaaaaaacaatcaaaatagTATCCTCAAATTATCGTTTCAGCTAGTTTATACTTTCACCCGATAACAGAAACATGCATGTTCTTCGTGTTCTGACGTGCAGCATCAGCTTTAGATTTATAGGGACTAATATCTTGGCAACACAACACATTAACATGGCTTCATCTTTCATCTGACTAAAGTTTGCTGTAGGCAGTAGTAGGAAAAGTActctttacttgagtaaaagaggcaaaaaagtcctgcattcaaaggTTTACAGacgttaaaatataaaaatatacttaaagcaTCTCTTTGGGCCCCTTTCAGagttttgtattaaaaaaaatgtcagaatatcaaaatattattactcatacatacattacataagcagcattttaatgccACAGCTGGTTGAGGTGATGCTGACTTTAGTTATTTTCTATGCTGCTGGTTTTTAATTTGCAAAGTAAATGTTGCTGTCAAATACTTGcaatggagtaaaaagtacaatatttgccttcAAAATGTAGTGAATCATAAAAGGTAAGCTTTCATTTGTTGGAGTAATATTACACAGAGATCCAGAAGTGTAGATACTTACAGCTTTTAACCCACCGAGTAGACTGCAGCAGCACTGCAGCTTTCTGCTGTATGTGATAACATAGCCATctggccatttaaaaaaaaaaatcctttttgaTGCATTACATGTTGTGACTTGGGATATTCCATTTTGTTGCACTGATGGCCCCACCCAATCTATGGAAGGGTTAGTATCTTTGTAGGTTGGGGACAGATCATGCAATAACTTAGCAAACACCTTTTGACCTTTAAAATGCTATCCCAGCTGTTTGGCGTTTGCATGTAAAGCTCATGTTACACCATATTCTTTGGCCATCAATGTTGTCAGTAAACACTTTGAAATAACATCTTTGATACTGCAGAAGTTGCCATCCTGTAATATAtgctactgactgagctacagACCTGTCACAGAGCCTTCAATGATGGGGTGGAAGTGTGACACGTATACTTATGTTATTGTTTGTGGTGTCATAGCAATGGTGGTGTTTCCTACGTGCAGTTTGTGGAACTAATCGCATATTGTGTTTTCAATTCCTCATCTTCTCTTGAATAATGATAATGATCCTGTTTTATGTGAGCTAatgaaatataataatacatacagtatatatatatactgtatgtattattatatatatatatatatatatatatatatatatatatatatatatatatatatatatatatatatatatacacacacacacagtacaggccaaaagtttggacacaccttctcattcaatgcgttttctttattttcatgactatttacattgtagattctcactgaaggcatcaaaactatgaatgaacatatatggaattatgtacttaacaaaaaagtgtgaaataactgaaaacatgtcttatattttagattcctcaaagtagccaccctttgcttttgttgataactctgcaaacccttggtgttctctcaatgagcttcatgagcaGAGGTGTAGTGGTAAAAAAAGAGGTGGGTAAACTATAACTTCTGTGATCAGGTGGACCACGACGTGGTCACCTGGTAAGGTGGGCCACtgcctaccggtgtatgtgtatCCTAATGACATCGCTAGAGGCTATCATTTGACGGTACTACCAAGGGTATCACTGGTTGTTCCCTCATAGGTCACACAATCACTATTCAATTCATACAATAATCTAAATTCTTGTTAAAGAGACTCAAGAAGGAATAATATGGTTTAAATCTATAAAGTttactaaatgacaaaacagagagaacaaaaatatttaagagAGATATAGAGGGAGGTTCATACAGTATCCAGGGCTTCCAATGCATAATACGTAATGATTATGGGTTTAGGGATTtgggattattttcatagttgataaatctgttattttctcaattaaatcgattagttgtttggtctatatgtCAGAGAAATTTGGAAAATATTGATCAGGGTTTCCCAAAAGTCCAGGATGACATccctaaaatgtcttgttttgtccacaaataaaaagatattcagtcacagagagaagacactagaacatattgttaggtttaaaaaagttaaagccaggctatgtttggaaaacaatgtttaatggggcctgcagctaaatttaatcaagtaactacactaatcagcatttgactgcctcacccaaaacctagcttctaaagaattaatcaggtcatgtctgacatttagcatatgaagaagactcattgtccccacaggaaaggtaactattgtttctggtttgggggagccactccctgcagggccagacgtgattagagcaaaggaaatgcaaactctgcaaacttgaacagaatcggcactaccatgtgaaacgacctttgtctgtgacctggagtaaacctaaaatcagaggtgtgtctttaacctgggacagtttccattcagggaaacacccacaattccaaGGGATATAATTCTGATCCTAAGTAAGATTCGGTACTACAgcctgtgaccccgcaaggggaaGCTGCTGTAGTCCGCTGgttacagtgtattgttttgtcatgtcacagGACTGTTTCGATGTGACTCCACAAGGAGATGCATggattcagtccgctgtcagctgcagtttaacatttgtttgtcatgtcgcatggctgctgactgtgacccgacaggggaagcataGTTTGCAGTCGGatgctggcagtgttttatgttttatgtttgattgagttttgactgtcgttttcatgcagtttcattaaacctttttgcttaactttcaattccccAAGCCTATTCTCCTTCCTCCAGatatcagaacgaacacgtcttttagatattcttaacaatattcacatttaacaagctgacagagAATGTTTTACTTTAGgcttaaaaatgactcaaacagaataattgattatcaaaatagttgttgatTACAGTTTTTAACAATTGCTAATGTAGCAGGTGCAGATTGACGACAGAAGGATGAATCTGGTGCcacaaattttaatttaaatataactcAGTTTCTGTTATTAACAGAAGAAAGACAATTTAAGTTGCACTGTCCTTTCCACAAGCGTAGGCCTAATGGCCGCCAACATTAACAGACGCTTTTGCAAAACCTGTTACTTGTAACATGGGCTAATGGGAAAGGGTAGAGGTGACTTGTTGAGTCAGTGGCATGAATCTACGTGAACCAAATGTACCTCAAAAACATGAAGTTTAGTACTGTTTTCCGAGCTCACCCACTTTGGGCTTGTAGCCGAGGCCGTTTGCTGGCATCAGGAGGAGGGCTGCTGTCTTGACGGTGCTTAAACAATTGCCGGATATCCATATTTACaattcattcatcattacatGAGACATGTAGGCTAGTGACTGACGAATCTGGATGcagtctgctgcttcctgctggatACGCTGGAGATGCTTGATGGTGGtataagcccccaacgttgacTTGAAGGCAGTGCCGTGACCATTGACTtcatgacttcaaggcacctaacattgggcgtttcccaatatgtgttcttctattgacttgtgttcctgtgtccctgtgaaacgtcgtgttgccaaagtactgtcccaatcatagacagtatggtcCCAATACGCAAGTTCCCATTTCgcaaagaacagttaaaattcccggatgtattcttgacacgcccatttaccgaggatacatcggttggtaacttgtatgatgGTTGtatttccagtacatagacagcccaaaaacggtttagatttcgaatataggcagtcttgcgaaaatctttgccgaattgacaatttgctccaaagttttcggagttttcgAAGCTCCATAAATtgacgcggccgccagcttgcgcctgccggggccgctagctcggcgctcggacagtctcactcggagaccccgctgtaggaccccggaggtcttttagacctgttccgtaaataagaggcttttatttcatcgttgacggatcgtttgtttaaatatcacaacacatatccatcataagattaacgggaacctgtgttaactgtctttttggagttaaactcaacacacacacacacacacacacacacacacacacacacacacacacacacacacacacacacacacacaggagataTATAgcctaccatagactgtatattattattctgagatatacccgtttcttttcgggagacttgtttaaattatgccataggctatagcctacattatattttgtatttagttcatatttttggtgtatttgttttctgatttattagaagttgagtttcagtctgtatgataaatgaacagttgtacataaagtggtaacatgctatgacatgttatgtagactaaaggggagacaccaacctttataatttgaatttctaatttccatctccctgggcatatacggtgcactacaataatatagaaatgataattccacataatacTAATAGGAGCACATAGGActcaccagtgcatatgcctatttattttttctatttaaactgacttaaacttatacactaataataggGATCGcattccactcttttgaataagtaaagggtgtttgagctaaaccataaacaataaaattaaagctcaattagttttatttttcaatattattgcaatagttgtagcattatgaggttttcttgtccggagattgttttaatacaaagtgtgctgggggtgttgagcaataacaggcagaacgcatcgtctcaaactgttaacagcgttttcggtgcttgtgaacttgcgcgTTTATTCTtacaagaacaaccagcaagaacgttctccccaagaacacaagtccgtaatttgcattcttggtattgagaaacacccattgcctaatcctagtgactTCCAGGCATAGCTGCCtggaagtcgacgttgggggct
Encoded here:
- the angptl6 gene encoding angiopoietin-related protein 6 isoform X1; its protein translation is MEKTLTIGLTLFLTLCVDVPGAGGRKEGAHGENTQKHSSRSSDTKGGRCSYTFIVPQQKLTGALCLNTQSASTNQSEVAALRAELRRQQEQLEKLQGLLEREGSLATEVRALRKESSSMNSRIAQLYAQLLHEVIHKKDQALEQQRVENLLLNATTQALQVSSNYRELEKKYGALTSMMSSQNQFIARLEKQCQCRDSTQASLVTTEPPKSQPNVHPNYSSEATEMTNDVQRDQSALPPQQGKTIPSLPTTPANTTDPPFSSFPVTKTPGPWRDCQHVLESGETTSGIYLLRPQSANRLLQAWCEQSQAQGGWTVIQRRQDGSVNFFRTWEQYKQGFGNLDGEYWLGLEHLYWLTKQAQYKLRVALEDWQGRQVFAEYDSFHLEPESDWYRLRLGQYHGNAGDSLSWHNNKAFTTLDRDKDGYTGNCAHFQKGGWWYHMCAHSNLNGVWYRGGHYRSRYQDGVYWAEFHGGSYSLKRVSMMIKPT
- the angptl6 gene encoding angiopoietin-related protein 6 isoform X2; protein product: MPANGLGYKPKVGAGGRKEGAHGENTQKHSSRSSDTKGGRCSYTFIVPQQKLTGALCLNTQSASTNQSEVAALRAELRRQQEQLEKLQGLLEREGSLATEVRALRKESSSMNSRIAQLYAQLLHEVIHKKDQALEQQRVENLLLNATTQALQVSSNYRELEKKYGALTSMMSSQNQFIARLEKQCQCRDSTQASLVTTEPPKSQPNVHPNYSSEATEMTNDVQRDQSALPPQQGKTIPSLPTTPANTTDPPFSSFPVTKTPGPWRDCQHVLESGETTSGIYLLRPQSANRLLQAWCEQSQAQGGWTVIQRRQDGSVNFFRTWEQYKQGFGNLDGEYWLGLEHLYWLTKQAQYKLRVALEDWQGRQVFAEYDSFHLEPESDWYRLRLGQYHGNAGDSLSWHNNKAFTTLDRDKDGYTGNCAHFQKGGWWYHMCAHSNLNGVWYRGGHYRSRYQDGVYWAEFHGGSYSLKRVSMMIKPT
- the angptl6 gene encoding angiopoietin-related protein 6 isoform X3, with the translated sequence MDIRQLFKHRQDSSPPPDASKRPRLQAQRAGGRKEGAHGENTQKHSSRSSDTKGGRCSYTFIVPQQKLTGALCLNTQSASTNQSEVAALRAELRRQQEQLEKLQGLLEREGSLATEVRALRKESSSMNSRIAQLYAQLLHEVIHKKDQALEQQRVENLLLNATTQALQVSSNYRELEKKYGALTSMMSSQNQFIARLEKQCQCRDSTQASLVTTEPPKSQPNVHPNYSSEATEMTNDVQRDQSALPPQQGKTIPSLPTTPANTTDPPFSSFPVTKTPGPWRDCQHVLESGETTSGIYLLRPQSANRLLQAWCEQSQAQGGWTVIQRRQDGSVNFFRTWEQYKQGFGNLDGEYWLGLEHLYWLTKQAQYKLRVALEDWQGRQVFAEYDSFHLEPESDWYRLRLGQYHGNAGDSLSWHNNKAFTTLDRDKDGYTGNCAHFQKGGWWYHMCAHSNLNGVWYRGGHYRSRYQDGVYWAEFHGGSYSLKRVSMMIKPT